From Virgibacillus natechei, the proteins below share one genomic window:
- a CDS encoding IscS subfamily cysteine desulfurase, whose translation MIYLDYAATTPISDEALDVYTKVSKSFFGNANSLHDAGSDAFQLLETCREELANLLHGAKEGIYFTSGGSEANSLALSSLIDAHKEKGNHLITTATEHSSVDHFFKKMEGEGFDVTYLPVDDSGRLAVDDVEDAIRETTILASIHHANGEIGTVQPIEAIGNLLQENNILFHADCVQTFGKIPIDLRQFKLDSLSLSSHKIYGPKGVGAAYIDPKVKWQPQIPHTTHESGFRPGTVNVPGIAAFVTSAKAVCDAIMKEGERITELRAKLMASLPSMITVEGDETHFLPHILGLRIANVEGQYTMLECNRHGVAISTGSACQVGKQEPSRTIKALGRTDAEAKQFIRLSFGKQVTMEDIDQTAAVFREVLGAYFGEGVRV comes from the coding sequence ATGATTTACTTAGATTATGCGGCGACAACACCAATCTCAGATGAGGCTTTAGACGTGTATACAAAGGTTTCAAAATCTTTTTTCGGGAATGCGAACAGCTTGCACGATGCTGGTTCAGATGCATTTCAATTGTTGGAGACATGTCGGGAGGAATTGGCAAATTTGCTTCACGGCGCAAAAGAAGGGATTTATTTTACGAGCGGCGGATCAGAAGCGAATAGCCTGGCATTAAGCTCGCTGATTGATGCACATAAGGAAAAAGGGAATCATCTGATTACGACAGCCACCGAGCATTCCTCGGTGGATCATTTTTTTAAGAAAATGGAAGGGGAAGGATTTGACGTGACGTATTTGCCAGTGGATGATAGCGGCAGACTTGCGGTCGATGACGTTGAGGACGCGATCAGGGAAACGACCATCCTCGCATCGATTCACCATGCGAACGGGGAGATTGGCACGGTGCAGCCGATTGAAGCGATAGGCAATCTATTACAGGAAAACAATATCCTATTCCACGCAGATTGTGTCCAAACGTTTGGAAAAATCCCGATCGATTTGAGGCAGTTTAAACTGGATAGTCTATCCCTATCCAGCCATAAAATTTACGGGCCAAAAGGGGTGGGGGCAGCCTATATCGATCCTAAAGTCAAATGGCAGCCGCAAATCCCACATACAACGCATGAATCGGGATTCCGCCCAGGGACGGTAAATGTGCCAGGGATCGCAGCATTTGTGACTTCCGCAAAAGCAGTCTGTGATGCTATCATGAAGGAAGGAGAACGTATTACTGAATTGCGAGCGAAATTGATGGCATCTCTACCTTCGATGATTACGGTTGAAGGAGATGAAACGCATTTTCTGCCCCATATTCTAGGCCTTCGGATCGCTAACGTAGAGGGGCAATATACGATGCTTGAGTGCAACCGCCACGGTGTCGCGATCTCGACTGGCAGTGCCTGTCAAGTTGGAAAACAAGAACCCTCCCGAACGATCAAAGCATTAGGCAGAACGGATGCAGAAGCAAAGCAATTTATTCGCCTGTCCTTTGGCAAACAGGTAACCATGGAGGACATCGATCAAACGGCAGCGGTATTTCGTGAAGTGCTAGGAGCTTATTTTGGAGAGGGAGTTCGTGTTTAG
- the nadC gene encoding carboxylating nicotinate-nucleotide diphosphorylase, with protein sequence MNKIKLRTALQSFLIEDIGDADRTSTAIFPPDQLGKGIFLAKEEGIIAGLALIEESYHLLDPTIEVEIFYKDGDQVYPGDEIATVSGPILCILSGERVILNLIQRMSGIASMTKKCAETLNDDTIEICDTRKTSPGLRMFEKYAVTAGGGKNHRFGLYDGIMIKDNHIAFCGSISKAVRAARQHSGHMTMIEVEAETKAQVIEAVEANADRIMFDNRNPDEVKELATYVPKHIVTEASGGITLDNLTTYQHTGVDYISLGFITHSIKALDISLNID encoded by the coding sequence ATGAACAAAATCAAATTACGAACAGCGCTGCAATCTTTTTTAATCGAAGATATTGGAGACGCTGATCGAACAAGTACCGCTATCTTCCCCCCAGATCAATTAGGAAAAGGAATATTTTTAGCAAAAGAGGAAGGAATTATAGCTGGATTAGCACTCATCGAGGAGTCCTATCACTTACTCGACCCAACAATAGAAGTGGAGATATTTTATAAAGACGGCGACCAGGTATATCCGGGGGATGAGATTGCCACGGTAAGCGGCCCAATCCTGTGCATCCTGTCAGGGGAACGCGTCATTCTCAACCTGATCCAGCGCATGAGCGGAATTGCAAGCATGACTAAAAAATGTGCGGAAACGTTAAACGATGACACCATCGAGATTTGTGATACACGAAAAACGTCACCGGGCCTGCGAATGTTTGAAAAGTATGCTGTAACCGCGGGAGGCGGGAAAAATCACCGCTTCGGACTCTATGACGGGATCATGATCAAGGATAATCATATCGCCTTTTGCGGATCGATTTCAAAAGCGGTCCGAGCAGCGCGTCAACATAGTGGTCACATGACAATGATCGAAGTGGAAGCAGAAACAAAAGCGCAAGTTATAGAAGCCGTTGAGGCAAATGCCGATCGTATTATGTTTGATAATCGAAATCCCGATGAAGTGAAAGAACTTGCTACCTATGTCCCGAAGCATATTGTCACCGAGGCATCCGGAGGTATTACCTTAGATAATCTAACAACCTATCAACACACCGGCGTGGATTATATCTCCCTCGGCTTCATCACCCATTCCATAAAAGCACTGGATATCAGTTTGAACATTGATTAA
- the nadA gene encoding quinolinate synthase NadA produces MSLLKMIQNTENQMMPDHYKNLSTEEMENRVWQLKDKFGDKLFIPGHHYQKDEVIQFADVTGDSLQLAQVAADNTDAAYIVFCGVHFMAETADILTKKEQKVILPDMRAGCSMADMANITQTERGWKEMQDTFGDTIVPLTYVNSTAAIKSFVGENGGATVTSSNAKKMLEWAFTQKERILFLPDQHLGRNTAYDLGVPLENMAVWNPITDTFEYDGDDLQNVQVILWKGHCSVHENFTESNINHIRKTKPATNIIVHPECSREVVARSDYAGSTKYIIETISNAAPGTEWAVGTEMNLVNRLTKQHLDKDVFSLNPMMCPCLTMNRIDLAHLLWSLETIEKGEIINQIKVEPEVAKWSVKALDRMLERV; encoded by the coding sequence ATGAGTTTATTAAAAATGATCCAAAACACGGAAAATCAAATGATGCCAGATCATTACAAAAACCTATCTACAGAAGAAATGGAAAACCGCGTGTGGCAGTTAAAGGATAAATTTGGGGATAAACTTTTTATTCCAGGCCATCATTATCAAAAAGATGAAGTCATCCAGTTCGCAGATGTAACCGGCGACTCCCTACAACTCGCCCAAGTAGCAGCAGATAACACGGATGCCGCATACATCGTGTTTTGCGGTGTTCATTTTATGGCAGAAACGGCAGATATTTTAACAAAAAAGGAGCAAAAAGTTATTTTGCCGGATATGCGCGCAGGCTGTTCCATGGCAGACATGGCCAACATCACCCAAACCGAACGCGGCTGGAAGGAAATGCAAGACACATTCGGCGACACAATCGTTCCCTTAACATACGTCAACTCGACCGCAGCAATCAAATCATTCGTCGGAGAAAATGGCGGCGCAACCGTCACATCCTCCAACGCGAAAAAGATGCTGGAATGGGCTTTCACACAAAAAGAGCGCATCCTATTTTTACCAGATCAGCATTTAGGAAGAAACACAGCCTATGATCTCGGCGTCCCACTGGAAAACATGGCCGTCTGGAATCCCATTACAGATACATTCGAATATGACGGCGACGACCTGCAAAACGTACAGGTCATCTTATGGAAAGGACACTGTTCCGTACACGAAAATTTTACCGAAAGCAACATCAACCATATTCGTAAAACAAAACCAGCAACCAACATCATTGTCCACCCGGAATGCTCACGAGAAGTCGTAGCCAGATCAGACTACGCCGGCTCAACAAAATATATTATCGAAACTATCTCGAATGCGGCACCCGGCACCGAATGGGCGGTCGGTACAGAAATGAACCTCGTCAACCGACTCACCAAGCAACACCTGGACAAAGATGTCTTTTCATTAAATCCAATGATGTGCCCATGCCTAACCATGAACCGAATCGATTTAGCCCACCTCCTATGGTCACTAGAAACCATCGAAAAAGGAGAAATCATCAACCAAATCAAAGTAGAACCCGAAGTGGCTAAATGGTCAGTAAAGGCGCTCGATCGTATGTTGGAAAGAGTGTAG
- a CDS encoding DUF2628 domain-containing protein, whose amino-acid sequence MYCSNCGKEIDPNGRFCTHCSHPLHTEHDYQAAAIESDTPDDVIFEEDMRLFVGKNSAYYDRKWQKAEEKNGVSFNFAAFFLSILWLGYRKMYTFVFYIAILFLGIDLVLYFIGYEYEFARIDPIDQGINIGVAVTIGLYGNHLYKKEAEKRVQSIQNTTTTAGEKEKQLKEKGGKVWYGPILAFLIIIVVYVIPTLFIPVNVNAVDEARYSSFYEYPDVEIGVMFDSVFDNGEWHHVEERDTYDIVEYTGIDAQNYDIAIQFQIFADSDAFEVFSVTMDGMELDVFDINLFLENVFTEYDRLYY is encoded by the coding sequence ATGTACTGTTCGAATTGTGGAAAAGAAATTGATCCAAATGGCCGTTTTTGCACACATTGTAGTCATCCTTTACATACAGAACATGACTATCAGGCGGCAGCGATTGAATCCGACACGCCAGATGATGTGATTTTCGAGGAAGACATGCGCCTATTTGTCGGGAAAAACAGTGCGTATTACGATAGAAAATGGCAGAAAGCGGAAGAAAAAAATGGCGTCTCCTTTAATTTTGCAGCTTTCTTTTTATCAATACTTTGGCTTGGTTACAGGAAAATGTATACGTTCGTTTTTTACATAGCAATCCTATTTCTAGGCATTGACCTGGTATTATATTTTATTGGATATGAATACGAATTTGCGAGAATTGACCCTATTGATCAAGGAATCAACATAGGTGTAGCTGTAACAATTGGACTGTATGGCAATCATTTATACAAAAAAGAAGCCGAAAAACGCGTACAATCGATCCAAAATACAACGACCACAGCAGGTGAAAAAGAGAAGCAATTAAAGGAAAAAGGCGGCAAAGTCTGGTATGGCCCCATTCTTGCATTCCTGATTATAATCGTTGTTTATGTCATACCAACCCTGTTTATACCAGTAAATGTAAATGCGGTTGATGAAGCCAGATACAGCTCATTTTATGAGTATCCTGATGTTGAAATCGGCGTCATGTTCGATTCTGTTTTCGATAATGGCGAGTGGCATCACGTAGAAGAGCGTGACACATATGACATCGTGGAATACACCGGCATCGACGCCCAAAATTATGATATAGCCATTCAATTTCAAATCTTTGCAGATAGTGATGCATTCGAAGTGTTTTCAGTCACAATGGACGGCATGGAATTAGATGTATTTGACATCAATCTATTCCTAGAAAATGTATTCACCGAATATGATAGGCTTTATTATTAG
- a CDS encoding secondary thiamine-phosphate synthase enzyme YjbQ, protein MEKLFNLKTNHHSEMTDITSTIENWIRQEGVKDGILVVTSLHTTAGITVNEDADPDVKTDMLMRLDEVYPWHHTKDKHGEGNTAAHLKTSTVGHAQTLVISGGKLVLGTWQGVYFCEFDGPRQRKFHVKVV, encoded by the coding sequence TTGGAGAAATTATTCAATTTAAAAACAAACCATCACTCCGAAATGACAGATATTACATCAACCATTGAAAACTGGATTAGACAAGAAGGCGTGAAGGACGGCATTTTAGTGGTCACCTCCCTGCACACCACCGCCGGTATCACGGTTAATGAAGACGCCGATCCCGACGTGAAAACAGATATGCTAATGCGGCTTGATGAGGTCTATCCATGGCATCACACAAAGGATAAACACGGCGAAGGAAACACAGCAGCCCACCTAAAAACAAGTACCGTAGGACATGCCCAAACACTAGTCATTTCAGGCGGCAAGCTTGTTCTAGGTACATGGCAAGGCGTCTATTTTTGTGAGTTTGACGGACCACGGCAGCGGAAATTTCATGTGAAGGTGGTTTAG
- a CDS encoding ROK family protein, producing the protein MLLGGIEAGGTKFVCAVGDDSGRIINKISLPTVDPEETIKAVREFFNTYSIEALGVGSFGPIDLDVDSETYGTILNTPKTKWKHYDLLGNLKRAFQVPVYLDTDVNAAALGEYKYGVASDVKSCLYITVGTGIGAGFVQDGKTYIGKNHPEMGHIFVQQREDDTFAGSCPYHGACLEGLASGTAIEKRYGQKGVSLSDKEEVWELEAYYLAQAIVNYTMILSPEMIILGGGVMKQENLYPLIREKVLELVNGYVEIGSRSEFIVAPGLADEQGVKGALALTFGE; encoded by the coding sequence ATGTTATTAGGTGGAATCGAAGCAGGTGGAACAAAATTTGTATGTGCGGTGGGCGATGATTCTGGTAGGATCATCAATAAGATAAGCCTACCAACTGTTGATCCGGAGGAAACAATAAAAGCGGTGCGGGAATTTTTCAACACCTATTCAATTGAGGCTTTAGGTGTGGGGAGTTTTGGCCCGATTGATTTGGACGTAGACAGTGAAACATATGGAACGATTTTAAATACACCAAAAACAAAATGGAAGCACTATGATCTTTTGGGAAATTTAAAGCGCGCTTTTCAAGTTCCAGTTTATTTAGATACGGATGTCAATGCTGCGGCGTTGGGCGAGTATAAATATGGTGTAGCCAGTGATGTAAAAAGTTGCTTATATATCACAGTTGGAACAGGGATTGGTGCTGGATTTGTACAGGACGGGAAAACATACATAGGCAAAAATCATCCTGAGATGGGGCATATTTTTGTGCAACAAAGGGAGGATGATACATTTGCAGGAAGCTGTCCTTATCACGGGGCATGTTTAGAAGGCCTGGCTTCAGGTACTGCGATTGAAAAACGATATGGGCAAAAAGGTGTATCTCTTTCGGATAAAGAGGAAGTATGGGAACTAGAAGCCTATTATCTTGCGCAGGCGATTGTGAATTATACGATGATTTTGTCACCGGAAATGATTATTCTTGGCGGTGGTGTGATGAAGCAGGAAAACTTGTACCCGCTGATTCGGGAGAAGGTTCTGGAGTTAGTGAACGGATATGTGGAGATCGGGAGTCGAAGTGAATTCATTGTCGCTCCGGGACTTGCGGATGAGCAAGGCGTGAAAGGTGCGTTGGCATTGACGTTTGGTGAGTGA
- the manA gene encoding mannose-6-phosphate isomerase, class I: protein MDNEPIFLKPVFQERIWGGQKLQTEYNYDILFEKTGEAWVISAHPNGASVITNGLLEGKTLADAWNEHGELFNKKAGTNEEYPLLVKMLDANDDLSVQVHPNDSFACDVEGQPYGKTECWYVLSAEADAEIVLGHHAESREELEQMMDAGKWDALLKRVTVQAGDFFYVPSGTIHAIGKGIVILEIQQSSDITYRVYDYERTDAAGNKRELHLDRAKQVTTVPHLPADTESVVAVVEDLTEKKLVEENYFSVSHWQLNGKVSKQLNADFLQVSVIEGNAEITVAGKRFGIEKGSHFILPYSVKTYELVGEAEFVVSWQ, encoded by the coding sequence ATGGACAATGAACCAATTTTTTTGAAACCAGTATTCCAGGAGCGAATCTGGGGCGGGCAAAAGCTGCAAACCGAATACAACTACGATATTCTATTCGAAAAAACAGGGGAGGCATGGGTTATTTCCGCACATCCCAACGGGGCAAGTGTTATTACGAACGGGCTGCTGGAAGGTAAAACGCTGGCTGACGCTTGGAATGAGCATGGAGAGCTATTTAATAAAAAAGCTGGCACGAATGAGGAATACCCATTGCTGGTCAAAATGTTGGATGCGAATGACGATTTATCTGTACAAGTGCACCCCAATGATTCCTTTGCATGTGACGTTGAGGGGCAGCCTTATGGGAAAACGGAGTGCTGGTACGTGCTAAGTGCCGAGGCGGATGCGGAAATTGTTTTGGGGCATCATGCGGAGTCTCGGGAGGAATTAGAGCAGATGATGGATGCTGGCAAGTGGGATGCATTACTAAAGCGTGTAACCGTACAAGCGGGCGACTTTTTTTACGTTCCAAGTGGCACGATCCACGCCATTGGTAAAGGAATTGTTATTCTGGAAATACAGCAAAGCTCTGATATAACCTATCGCGTGTATGACTACGAGCGAACGGATGCAGCCGGAAATAAGCGAGAATTGCATTTAGATCGGGCAAAACAGGTGACGACAGTGCCTCATCTGCCGGCAGATACAGAGTCAGTTGTAGCCGTAGTAGAGGATTTAACAGAGAAAAAGCTGGTGGAGGAAAACTATTTTAGTGTTTCGCATTGGCAGCTGAACGGCAAGGTTTCAAAGCAACTAAATGCGGACTTTTTACAGGTTAGTGTAATAGAAGGGAATGCTGAAATTACAGTTGCTGGAAAACGTTTCGGTATTGAGAAGGGAAGTCACTTTATTTTGCCTTATAGTGTGAAGACGTATGAACTTGTTGGAGAAGCGGAGTTTGTGGTTTCTTGGCAGTAA
- a CDS encoding BglG family transcription antiterminator, with translation MLNSRMRTILGELMAEQAPLTGKYLGNINKVTSRTTREDVKRVNELLSENGATIDTVMGHGYQLAIHDDQKFRTFLKSVFKEEVTSASMIPKSPEDRIAYVIKRLLLSEGFVKLDDLADEVYVSRSTIQNDLKQVKHILSEYDIGLESLPNYGLKVKGSELKLRFCMAEYIFDREDEASQRLTETHLSTLGQKELDFILAIIMKQVKENEITLSDIAINNLLIHIGIAYKRIKSGYHVTLYQTDLKQITDQKEYEVAKKIVQEVENTFHVAFPQAEIAYIAIHLLGTKLLSKANATDEIVEAMDDDIYQLVMLALDKVEQEFNLGIKQDKELIIGLGLHLKPAINRYRYGMNVRNPMLQDIKKNYPLAFEAGILAGMAIEAHAGTRFDENEIGYLSLHIGAAIERQKLKSGPKRCLIVCASGLGTAQLIYYKLKSKFTTEMDVVGTTEYYKLDNYNLNEIDFIVSSIPIPEELTVPVIEVNAILGDHDLEKINQFVMDSQKSITDLFQKDLLYLRKNIHTKEEALAFMHEQLVEKGLVDKTFLESIYEREQIAPTSFGNLVAVPHPITPKSEETFLAICTLDKPIEWGDKSVQFICVLSIKKNSTEDLQEMYDLLGNVIDSASMVQKLIKAKTYEEFIHVMMK, from the coding sequence ATGTTGAACTCCAGAATGAGAACAATTTTAGGTGAACTGATGGCTGAACAGGCCCCATTAACAGGAAAATACCTGGGGAACATAAATAAGGTCACGTCACGTACCACAAGGGAAGATGTGAAGCGCGTAAATGAGTTGCTTTCAGAGAACGGTGCAACAATTGATACTGTTATGGGACATGGGTATCAATTAGCAATTCATGATGATCAAAAGTTTCGTACGTTCTTAAAATCTGTATTTAAAGAAGAAGTGACGAGTGCTAGCATGATACCAAAATCCCCGGAAGATCGAATAGCTTATGTCATTAAGCGCTTGCTGCTGAGTGAAGGATTTGTAAAGCTTGATGATTTAGCGGATGAAGTCTATGTAAGTAGATCAACAATTCAAAATGATTTAAAACAAGTGAAGCATATACTCAGTGAATACGATATCGGTTTGGAATCGCTACCCAATTATGGTTTAAAGGTAAAGGGTAGTGAGCTTAAGCTCCGTTTTTGTATGGCAGAATATATATTTGACCGGGAAGATGAGGCGAGTCAACGTTTGACAGAGACTCATCTGTCGACCCTAGGCCAAAAAGAACTGGACTTTATTTTGGCGATCATCATGAAACAGGTGAAGGAAAATGAAATCACCTTATCCGATATAGCGATAAATAACCTTCTGATTCACATTGGGATTGCCTATAAACGGATTAAAAGTGGCTACCATGTGACCTTGTATCAAACGGATTTGAAGCAAATTACGGATCAAAAAGAATATGAAGTAGCAAAAAAGATTGTTCAAGAAGTGGAAAATACGTTTCACGTGGCGTTTCCCCAAGCAGAAATTGCTTATATTGCCATTCATTTATTGGGGACAAAACTGCTATCTAAAGCAAATGCGACAGATGAAATTGTGGAAGCAATGGACGATGATATTTATCAGCTGGTGATGCTTGCACTGGATAAAGTAGAACAAGAATTCAATCTAGGAATCAAGCAGGATAAGGAATTAATCATTGGTCTAGGTCTACACTTAAAGCCTGCCATTAATCGATACAGGTATGGAATGAATGTAAGAAACCCGATGCTCCAGGATATTAAAAAGAATTACCCGCTTGCTTTTGAAGCAGGAATTTTAGCTGGAATGGCGATTGAAGCACATGCGGGAACGAGATTTGATGAAAATGAAATTGGGTACCTCTCTCTCCATATTGGAGCGGCGATCGAGAGGCAGAAATTAAAATCAGGTCCGAAACGATGCTTAATTGTGTGCGCATCTGGGTTAGGTACTGCCCAATTGATCTATTATAAGCTAAAGTCCAAATTCACAACAGAAATGGATGTGGTTGGGACTACCGAGTATTACAAGCTTGATAACTATAATTTAAATGAAATTGATTTTATCGTTAGCTCCATTCCAATCCCGGAAGAGTTGACAGTTCCGGTAATTGAGGTTAATGCGATATTAGGGGATCATGACCTGGAAAAAATAAATCAATTTGTGATGGATAGCCAGAAAAGCATAACGGATTTGTTTCAAAAAGACCTCTTGTATCTAAGAAAAAACATTCATACGAAAGAAGAAGCTTTAGCATTTATGCATGAACAATTAGTAGAAAAAGGCTTAGTGGACAAAACGTTCTTGGAATCGATCTATGAACGAGAGCAAATCGCACCAACATCATTTGGCAACTTGGTCGCAGTTCCTCATCCCATAACACCTAAATCAGAAGAAACATTTCTTGCAATATGCACATTGGATAAGCCTATTGAATGGGGGGATAAGTCGGTACAATTTATATGTGTGCTTAGTATTAAGAAAAATAGCACGGAAGATCTACAGGAGATGTATGATTTGCTGGGAAATGTGATTGATAGCGCCTCAATGGTTCAGAAATTGATAAAGGCGAAAACATATGAAGAGTTTATTCATGTAATGATGAAATAG
- a CDS encoding glycoside hydrolase family 1 protein — protein MTVDYKFPKDFWWGSATSATQIEGAANEGGKGKNIWDYWYETEPNRFFENVGPETTSGFYHSYKEDIQLMKDIGHNTFRMSISWSRLIPGGRGEVNPEAVEFYNNVIDELLAQGIEPFVNLFHFDMPLELQNEGGWESREVVEAYKTYATECFRLFGDRVTKWFTFNEPIVPVEGGYLYDFHYPNVVDAKRATQVAYNTMIAHAKGVEAYRTFNFKDGKIGIILNLTPSYPRSQNPADLRASRITDLFFNRSFLDPSVLGEYPEELIEILREHGQLPVTHDGDKELLKANTAELLGVNYYQPRRVKAKEHLPNPYGPFMPDWFFDNYEMPGRKMNKYRGWEIYEKGIYDIMINLKENYGNIESFISENGMGVQDEGRFIQDGEIQDDYRIEFISEHLKWLHKAIEEGCNAKGYHLWAFMDNWSWMNAYKNRYGFFSVDLETQKRTPKKSAHWIKAVSESNGF, from the coding sequence ATGACAGTAGATTATAAGTTTCCAAAAGATTTTTGGTGGGGAAGCGCAACTTCAGCCACACAAATAGAAGGCGCAGCGAACGAAGGAGGTAAGGGGAAGAATATTTGGGATTACTGGTATGAAACAGAACCAAATCGCTTCTTTGAAAATGTCGGTCCTGAAACTACGTCTGGTTTTTATCATTCGTATAAAGAAGATATCCAATTAATGAAAGACATTGGTCATAATACATTCCGCATGTCCATCTCCTGGTCCCGTTTAATCCCTGGTGGCCGTGGTGAGGTTAATCCAGAAGCGGTAGAATTTTATAATAACGTGATTGATGAATTACTTGCGCAAGGTATTGAACCATTTGTTAATTTATTCCACTTTGATATGCCACTGGAATTGCAAAATGAGGGTGGATGGGAAAGTAGAGAAGTAGTTGAAGCCTATAAAACGTATGCTACGGAATGTTTCCGCCTGTTCGGTGATCGCGTGACGAAATGGTTTACTTTCAACGAACCAATTGTTCCAGTAGAAGGAGGCTATCTTTACGATTTTCATTATCCAAACGTGGTTGATGCAAAACGGGCAACCCAAGTAGCTTATAATACAATGATTGCCCATGCAAAGGGAGTTGAAGCGTACCGCACATTTAATTTCAAGGATGGGAAAATTGGTATTATCTTAAATTTAACACCATCGTATCCGAGAAGTCAGAACCCTGCTGATCTTAGAGCATCGCGCATAACGGATTTATTTTTTAACCGCAGTTTCTTAGACCCATCTGTATTGGGAGAATATCCGGAGGAGTTAATTGAAATTTTAAGGGAGCATGGCCAATTACCAGTTACACATGATGGTGATAAGGAGCTGTTAAAAGCAAACACAGCAGAGCTTCTTGGTGTGAACTATTACCAGCCTCGCCGCGTAAAGGCCAAAGAACATCTTCCAAATCCATATGGTCCATTTATGCCAGACTGGTTCTTTGATAATTATGAAATGCCTGGAAGAAAAATGAATAAATATCGTGGTTGGGAAATTTACGAAAAAGGCATTTACGATATTATGATTAACCTAAAAGAAAATTATGGGAATATCGAATCCTTTATTTCAGAAAATGGGATGGGCGTTCAAGACGAAGGCCGATTTATCCAAGATGGAGAAATCCAGGATGACTATCGTATTGAATTTATAAGTGAGCATTTGAAGTGGTTGCATAAAGCAATCGAAGAAGGATGTAATGCAAAAGGCTATCATCTATGGGCATTTATGGATAACTGGTCATGGATGAATGCATATAAGAATAGATATGGATTCTTCTCTGTTGATCTGGAAACACAGAAACGAACACCGAAGAAAAGTGCGCATTGGATAAAAGCTGTTTCTGAAAGTAATGGATTTTAA
- a CDS encoding PTS lactose/cellobiose transporter subunit IIA, with protein MDKMTEVAFQIILYAGNGKSSAMEAIQEAKEGNFDEADKLIESAGEELGKAHGYQTNLLQEEASGEGSAINVILIHSQDHLMTSMTVRDLAIEIIEIYRNK; from the coding sequence ATGGACAAAATGACAGAAGTAGCTTTCCAGATTATTTTATATGCTGGAAATGGTAAATCGAGTGCAATGGAAGCAATACAAGAAGCAAAAGAAGGGAATTTTGATGAAGCGGATAAGTTGATTGAATCAGCAGGCGAAGAATTAGGCAAGGCGCATGGCTACCAAACCAATCTACTTCAAGAAGAAGCAAGTGGTGAAGGGTCTGCGATTAATGTAATTTTGATTCACTCACAAGACCACCTAATGACTTCGATGACGGTACGAGATTTGGCCATTGAAATCATTGAAATTTACAGAAATAAATAA